The Plasmodium gaboni strain SY75 chromosome 9, whole genome shotgun sequence DNA segment cttttttataaattattattgtgaatatgaatatattaattttatacaaaccgatttattaatatatcttaCTCTAATAAGTTTCATATGTGTATTTTCATTTCTATTATCAAGAATATGTTCCATACTTTCAAATTTTACAATAAATGATTTTATGTCATTAGGAAAATGGATTGAAAGAATTGGATGCACAGTGAAATGGTTCCCTTGGCTTTTAGCCTTgttaattatattttggtttattataaatgtatttaatattattactatataTACTACTCCAAATTTATGGTGTAGAAATCGTTTAAACGTAGAAGGTAGTTTTGTTGCTAATAATTGTAGATTGTTTGAAGGAAGAATAGCAGCCTGTACAAGTGATATGGTAGATAGGAAAGCAAGTGATTCTTTAAATTATGTTCGTAAATGTAATGActtaaaatttttaaaaaatcattattattttacatTTGTTCCTGATttaaataacaaaaattatacacAATGCacttttaataatataaacatttgtatattatataaaa contains these protein-coding regions:
- a CDS encoding putative membrane protein (conserved Plasmodium membrane protein, unknown function), whose translation is MDHTKKKKSGNIGHMIKEFYINWNYRRPSWRASFYYNCLSFLTGLSIVCTLIFQQLLKSFNFFINYYCEYEYINFIQTDLLIYLTLISFICVFSFLLSRICSILSNFTINDFMSLGKWIERIGCTVKWFPWLLALLIIFWFIINVFNIITIYTTPNLWCRNRLNVEGSFVANNCRLFEGRIAACTSDMVDRKASDSLNYVRKCNDLKFLKNHYYFTFVPDLNNKNYTQCTFNNINICILYKSLIYNHDVIEKIRKMNIEGCLKNPPKDIDDFYDKGMKTSDLYKYSQLFIIGSNVTFFILMFFFYFLKKTTQFDGLFYQSLHNSDIFILRILRPLTPWS